The uncultured Cohaesibacter sp. genome segment GTTGCAGCCCGCATGGACGCTGCCTGAACGGGTGCGCAGGGCGACCCCGACCAGCAGCTTTGAATAAGGTGCGTAGGCCTTAAGCCGCGCTTCTTGAGCAAGGCGCAAGAGCTCAAGGCTCTGTTCGGTAACGTCTGTAGACACCGTAACTGGGGACATCTTTGGTTGATACTCCTAGCGTTCCTTGGTGTAAGGGGTGCCACTGGCTTTCGGCGGAATGGCCTTGCCAATGAAGCCTGCCAGCAGGATCACCGTCAGAACGTAAGGCAGAGCCTGCATGAACTGAACCGGCACCTGACCAACAATTGGCAGGGTGGCGCCCTGCATTCGGATGGCAACCGCATCAAGGAAACCAAACAGGAAGCAGGCGCCCAAGGCATTGACCGGTTTCCATTTGGCAAAAATAAGGGCGGCGAGCGCAATGAAGCCACGACCCGCGGTCATGTCCTTGGAGAAGCCTGCCGACTGGGCGATGGCAAGGTAGGTGCCTGCCAGACCACAAAGTGCACCGGTGATCATCACGGCGCGATAACGCAACCAGGCAACAGAGATGCCTGCGGTGTCCACTGCGCCGGGATTTTCCCCGACAGCGCGCAGGCGCAGACCGAAGCGGGTGCGGAACAGGATCCACCAGGTGACGCCGACCGCGGCAACAGCAACATAGACCAGCAGATTGTGACCGGAAATCAGCTCGGAATAGAGCTGGCCGATGATCGGCACATCCTTGAGGCTTTCGGCAAAGGGCAGATCAAGCGAAGTGAAGCGGGCTTCGCGGGGCAATTGCGGGGTCTTGCCGCCCATCGAGAACCAGGCCTGTCCAAGCAGAGCCGTCAGACCGGCGGCCACAAAGTTGATGGCCACGCCGGAGACGATCTGATTACCGCGCTGGGTGATCGAGGCATAGCCATGGACCAGAGCAAAGAAGATCGAGACGACAATCGCCATTCCCATGCCGAGCCAAGCCGATCCTGTGAGCGCCGCAACAGTGCCAGCGGCAAAGGCCCCGGCCAGCATCTTGCCTTCAAGGCCGATATCGACCACGCCGGATCGCTCTGAATAAAGGCCTGCCAGACAGGCCAGCAGCAATGGCACCGACAGGCGAACGGCGGAATCAAGGATCAGGGTGAGGGTAATCAGAAAATCCATTTTCGCTCTCCCTTACGCGTCGTTCATGATGTCTTTGGAGCCAGCGGCTGCAAAGATGCGGATCAGAGCCGGACGGAACATATGCTCCATCGCCCCGGCAAACAGAATGACCAGACCCTGAATGGCGATGATCATGTCACGGGTGATTTTCGGCATCTCGAAGGCCAATTCGGCACCGCCCTGATAGAGCATGCCAAACAGAAGCGACGCGAGAAGGATGCCGACCGGATGATTGCGCCCCATCAGCGCGACCGCGATGCCAACAAAGCCATAGCCGGTGACATAATCAAGCAGCAAGCGATGCTGGACCCCCATGACCTCGTTCAAGGCCATCAGACCGGCAAGACCACCGGAAATCATCATGGTGATGATGATGACACGCGGCACCTTGATGCCTGCATAAACGGCGGCATCGGGGTTGGTGCCGATGGTGCGGATGGCATAGCCAAGGCGGGTGCGCCAGACCAGCGACCAGACAAAGATCGAGGCGGCAATACCAACCACGAAGGACAGGTTGAGCGGCGATTTTGCCACCTTGATGCCGATCCAGCCAAGGGCATCATGCATGAAAGGTAGACGGGCGCCTTCAAGGAAGGTGCGGCTTTCAGGCTGCATCGAGCCGGGCTGCTTGAAGATCTCAACCAGCAAATAGGCCATCACCGCCGAGGCGATGAAGTTGAACATGATGGTGGTGATAACGATATGGCTGCCGCGTTTGGCCTGCAAATAGGCAGGGATTGCCGCCCAAGCGGCCCCAAACAGGGCAGCGCCCATCAGCGCGAATGGGAAGGTCACCCACCATGGCACATAATGATCGAGCGCCAGACAGGCCAGCGCCACGCCCAGACCGGCAAAATAGGCTTGCCCCTCGCCACCAATATTGAACAGGCCAGCATGAGCGGCAACCGCCACAGCAAGGCCGGTGAAAATGAAGTTGGTGGCATAATAGAGGGTAAAGCCAATGCCTTCGCCATAACCAAGTGAGCCCTGCACCAGCCAGTAAACGGCTTCAAGCGGATTTTCACCGATCAACAGCACCACCAGCCCGGAGACCAGAAACGCAGCTGTCAGGTTGAGCAGAGGGATGAGGCCGTAATCGACCCATTTGGGCAATTTTGCAAGGGGAGCACTCATTTTTTGCCTCCTTTGGCTTCTTGCGAAGCTCTTGCCTTGTGTGACGCGACGTTGGAGGTGTCTTCCACACCTGCCATCATCAGACCAAGCTCCTGTTCGGATGCGTCAGGGCCGCGCTCGCCAACCACCTTGCCGGCAAACATCACCAGCACGCGGTCAGACAGTGAGCGGATTTCATCAAGCTCGACGGAGACCAGCAAAATCGCCTTGCCCGCATCGCGCATTTCGATCAAACGCTTGTGAATGAACTCGATTGCCCCGATATCGACGCCGCGGGTCGGCTGACCAACCAGCAGAATGTCCGGGTTGCGTTCCATCTCGCGGGCCAGCACCAGCTTTTGCTGGTTGCCGCCCGAGAAATTGGCCATTTTCAGATGCGGATCCGGCGGTCGGACGTCAAAGTCATCCATATGGTGCTGGGTTTCGGCCAAAATGGCATCAAGATCGAGGAACAGGCCCTTGCCATATTTCTCCTGATCCTGATAGCCAAGGATCATATTGTCCCGTGCCGGGAATTTGGTAACAAGGCCGGTGCGATGGCGATCCTCAGGCACATGAGCCATGCCACGATGGCGCAGCTCCAGCGCGTCGGCGGTCTGGGTGACGCCGATTGGTTCGCCATTCAGCAAAACCCGACCAGACCGGGCGCGCATCATACCAGCAATGGCTTCCATCAGCTCGCTCTGGCCATTGCCCGAGACCCCCGCAATGCCGACAATTTCGCCAGCGCGGACGGTAAAGGAGACATCCTTGACCAGATCGACGCCGCGTTTGTCGGTGACGGTGAGATTTTCGACGCTGAGGACTTCCTTGCCCGGATTGGCTTCACCCTTTTCCACCCGCAGCAGCACCCGGCGACCGACCATCATTTCGGCCAGAGCTTCCACCGAGGTTTCCCTGGTATGGACGTGACCGACCATCTCGCCGCGGCGCATGACGGACACCTCATCGGTGATTGCCATGATTTCGCGCAGCTTGTGGGTGATCAAGAGGATGGTTTTGCCCTGATCGCGCAATTGCTCAAGGATGCGAAACAGATGGTCAGCTTCAGGCGGGGTAAGCACTCCGGTCGGCTCGTCAAGGATAAGAATATCGGCACCACGATAAAGCGCCTTGAGGATCTCGACCCGCTGTTGCAGCCCGACCGGCAGATCTTCGATCAGCGCATCGGGGTCGATGTTCAACTCATATTCGTCAGCCAGATGCTGTAGTTCCTTGCGCGCACTGGCAAAGCCCCCTCCAAGGGTTGCTCCGCCTTCGGCGCCGAGGACGATATTTTCCAGAACTGTGAAATTGTCAACGAGCATGAAATGCTGATGCACCATGCCGATGCCGATGCTGATCGCCTTCTGGCTATCGGCAATTTGCTCCTTCTTGCCATTGACGAAAATCTCTCCGCCATCGGCCTGATAGAAGCCATAAAGAATCGACATCAGGGTCGATTTGCCTGCGCCATTCTCGCCAATGATCCCGTGGATCGAACCTTTCTTGACGGTCAGGTCGATATTTCGGTTGGCATAAACGGGGCCGAAGCGCTTTTCGATACCCACAAGGCGAATGGCAGCGACGGGATCAGTCGGCCCGTTGCCGGCCCCACCATGTGTGTTTCCGCCTTGCTTTTGTGTCTTCTCGTCCAAATGCAAAGTCATGTTCCCCATTGCAAGCCCCTCCCGGCATTTCTGTCTGGTCAGTCCAACGTGGTTTTGACCAAAGCCCCGGCAACAGAAATTCAGGACCCGCTTTTGCTTGACCGTCTTTTAGCCAATAGTGGCGTGGACGACATGGCATCAGCAGTGTGGGTGGGCGTTTTCCAGCGGGCCGTGCGGCCCTTCGGCTTGTTCGGCGTCCCCGGGGATACGGCGACGTCGCGATATTAGTGGCTATTTGGAAAACGCCCCGCCGAAACCAGCGGGGCGTTCAAGCAGATTGCCTTAGAATGGGCAGGTATTGTCTGCACGATAATCGTGGACAACGATCTTGCCTTCGACAATGTCTTTGGAAGCCTGAGCGACTGCAGCGCGCATGTCGTCGGTGATCAGGTCCTTGTTATTCTCGTCGTCAGCCCAGGCGACACCGCCTTCTGCCAGACCCAGAACGTTGATGCCGGAGCTCCATTTGTCTTCCGCCAGATCCTGGAAGGCCTTGTAGACAGCAACGTCAACACGCTTGACCATGGAGGTCAGGACTTTGCCCGGATGCAGGCCATTCTGGTTGGAGTCCACACCGATGCCCAGTTTGCCAGCGTCAGCGGCTGCCTGCAGCACGCCAGCGCCAGTGCCACCAGCGGCGTGATAGATCACGTCAGCGCCACGGTCGATCTGGGATTTTGCCAGCTCGCCACCCTTCACAGGGTCATTCCATGCAGCGCCAGTGGTCCCAGTCATGTTTTCAAACACTTCCAGATCCGGGTTGGCTGCTTTTGCGCCCTGCTTGTAGCCACAGGCAAATGCGCGGATCAGCGGAATGTCCATGCCACCCACAAAGCCAACTTTGCCGGATTTGGCAGCTTTTGCTGCCAGCAGGCCAACAAGGTAGGAGCCTTCATGCTCCTTGAAGACCACGGAGCGCACATTTGGCAGATCGACAACCATGTCGATGATGGCAAATTTGGTATCCGGGAATTCAGGGGCCACTTTCTTCAATGCTTCCGCATGGGAGAAACCGATCACGACGATCGGGTTATACCCTTTCTTAGCGAAGCGACGCATGGCCTGTTCACGTTGGGTGTCGTTCTGGATTTCGAAGTCACGGAAAGCGGTTCCAGTGTCTTCTTTGTATTTCTCAGCGCCAATATAAGCGGACTGGTTGAAGGACTGGTCATTCTTGCCACCGAGGTCATAGACAACGGCGGGATTGATGTCTGCAGCAAATGCGACGCTTGCAACCATTGCGGTGGCAAAAGCAGCAGCACCCATGAATTGACGCAACATGTAAAACCCCTTTTGTCGATATCGTTCTGCTTGATCAGCTTTGTTTTTGAACCGACCTGATGATCGGCTATCACCATGCCCTGCTCTGCTTCAGGGCAAGCTGCCCGAAATTGACAGCGCCTGAGAGACCGCTAGAGCGGCATTGGACGTTAGTCTGGCACGGTCCGCCCTTGATTGCAGCCAGAAAATTATATTTCCCCCATCGCGTTAGCGCATTGCTTCGCGCCAAGGGCTGCAATTGCTGCATATGCCGCTGCGACATTCTGTATTCAGGGTTTATCCGGAGGAAAAGAGGCCCGTTTTGCGGACGGTTTCACATCAAAATGAGAGCAATTAGCAGGTAAGTTAAAAGGAATGATCTTCTTTTGCGAACAACGGTATCCTCACCGATGCCTTTTGTGCGACTTTTTGATAGTTGATAACTTGACCGATCGTGCGAACTTTTGCAGTTTTTCACACTGCCGATAACCAAAATGGGTTGAATCTTGCGTCCAATAAGAGACTCACGGGTGGAAAATATGCACAGGTCTTACACCCAAAGCGCTATAAATACCCTTATGGGCCCGTCCTGCTTGCGAAAAATATCCGCATAATTGGCCTTACGAGGCGAGCCATTTTCACTTGCCTCGTGGTTTGGCGCGGCGCGTTGCTTCAGTGGTCAGAGGATCATCGGGCCAGACATGTTTGGGATATTGACCGCGCATATCGGCCTTCACATCTTTCCAGGAGCCACGCCAGAAGCCGGGCAGATCGCGCGTGACCTGCAAGGGACGGTGAGCAGGCGAGAGCAGATGCAACAACAAGGGCACCTTGCCGCCCATGATGGAGGGATGGGTGTCGAGGCCGAACAATTCCTGAACCCGCACCGCCAGCACCGGGCCATTGTCTGCTCCGTAATCAATAGGAATTTTTGATCCGGTCGGCACGACAAAATGGGTCGGCAAAGCCGCATTGATCGATCCCAAACGGTCGTAAGGCACTTGCGCCTGAAGCGCTGACTGGAGGTCGCCACTGGTAATGTCGGATAAGGCAGTCTTGCCAGCAAGGTATGGCTGAAGCCAGTTTTCCAGTCCATCAAGCAGCGCAGCCTCGGAGAAATCCGGCCAGCCTTCTTCCCGCTCGGCAATGAACCGAATGCGACCGAGCCAGCGTTGGGTTTCTTTCGAGAAAGGTAGGACGCGCAGGCCTTCCTTTCGGATGGCAGCGATGAGCGCGGTCTCAATGGCATCAGATGAAGGATGCTTCAAGCGCTTTTCGGCCAGCACGATGCGGCCAAGGCGGGTTTCGAGCTTGGCAGAAACGGCTCCGGTTTGTCGGTCAAAGGTGACAGCCTCTTCTTCGCTGATCAGATC includes the following:
- a CDS encoding ABC transporter permease codes for the protein MDFLITLTLILDSAVRLSVPLLLACLAGLYSERSGVVDIGLEGKMLAGAFAAGTVAALTGSAWLGMGMAIVVSIFFALVHGYASITQRGNQIVSGVAINFVAAGLTALLGQAWFSMGGKTPQLPREARFTSLDLPFAESLKDVPIIGQLYSELISGHNLLVYVAVAAVGVTWWILFRTRFGLRLRAVGENPGAVDTAGISVAWLRYRAVMITGALCGLAGTYLAIAQSAGFSKDMTAGRGFIALAALIFAKWKPVNALGACFLFGFLDAVAIRMQGATLPIVGQVPVQFMQALPYVLTVILLAGFIGKAIPPKASGTPYTKER
- a CDS encoding ABC transporter permease, whose amino-acid sequence is MSAPLAKLPKWVDYGLIPLLNLTAAFLVSGLVVLLIGENPLEAVYWLVQGSLGYGEGIGFTLYYATNFIFTGLAVAVAAHAGLFNIGGEGQAYFAGLGVALACLALDHYVPWWVTFPFALMGAALFGAAWAAIPAYLQAKRGSHIVITTIMFNFIASAVMAYLLVEIFKQPGSMQPESRTFLEGARLPFMHDALGWIGIKVAKSPLNLSFVVGIAASIFVWSLVWRTRLGYAIRTIGTNPDAAVYAGIKVPRVIIITMMISGGLAGLMALNEVMGVQHRLLLDYVTGYGFVGIAVALMGRNHPVGILLASLLFGMLYQGGAELAFEMPKITRDMIIAIQGLVILFAGAMEHMFRPALIRIFAAAGSKDIMNDA
- a CDS encoding ABC transporter ATP-binding protein, with product MGNMTLHLDEKTQKQGGNTHGGAGNGPTDPVAAIRLVGIEKRFGPVYANRNIDLTVKKGSIHGIIGENGAGKSTLMSILYGFYQADGGEIFVNGKKEQIADSQKAISIGIGMVHQHFMLVDNFTVLENIVLGAEGGATLGGGFASARKELQHLADEYELNIDPDALIEDLPVGLQQRVEILKALYRGADILILDEPTGVLTPPEADHLFRILEQLRDQGKTILLITHKLREIMAITDEVSVMRRGEMVGHVHTRETSVEALAEMMVGRRVLLRVEKGEANPGKEVLSVENLTVTDKRGVDLVKDVSFTVRAGEIVGIAGVSGNGQSELMEAIAGMMRARSGRVLLNGEPIGVTQTADALELRHRGMAHVPEDRHRTGLVTKFPARDNMILGYQDQEKYGKGLFLDLDAILAETQHHMDDFDVRPPDPHLKMANFSGGNQQKLVLAREMERNPDILLVGQPTRGVDIGAIEFIHKRLIEMRDAGKAILLVSVELDEIRSLSDRVLVMFAGKVVGERGPDASEQELGLMMAGVEDTSNVASHKARASQEAKGGKK
- a CDS encoding BMP family ABC transporter substrate-binding protein codes for the protein MLRQFMGAAAFATAMVASVAFAADINPAVVYDLGGKNDQSFNQSAYIGAEKYKEDTGTAFRDFEIQNDTQREQAMRRFAKKGYNPIVVIGFSHAEALKKVAPEFPDTKFAIIDMVVDLPNVRSVVFKEHEGSYLVGLLAAKAAKSGKVGFVGGMDIPLIRAFACGYKQGAKAANPDLEVFENMTGTTGAAWNDPVKGGELAKSQIDRGADVIYHAAGGTGAGVLQAAADAGKLGIGVDSNQNGLHPGKVLTSMVKRVDVAVYKAFQDLAEDKWSSGINVLGLAEGGVAWADDENNKDLITDDMRAAVAQASKDIVEGKIVVHDYRADNTCPF